A genomic stretch from Sphingobacterium sp. ML3W includes:
- a CDS encoding purine-nucleoside phosphorylase, which translates to MYHSINETTEFIRRKIGDFTPEFGIILGTGLGKLVDEIEIEYQLMYSNIPNFPISTVEFHSGKLIFGKLNGKNVVAMQGRLHYYEGYDMQQITFPIRIMKVLGVKKLFVSNAAGSLNPDVRNGDLGIIEDHINLLPDNPLRGQNLTEFGPRFPDMSEPYNRVMIEQALEIAAKNGITARKVVYVSSQGPNLETKAEYRFMRIIGGDVVGMSTVPEVIVANHMALPVFAISVVTDEGFHDVLKPVSLQEIVAVAEKAEPKMTLILKELIALQ; encoded by the coding sequence TAGAAAAATTGGAGATTTTACTCCAGAATTCGGTATCATCCTGGGTACTGGCTTAGGTAAATTGGTTGATGAGATTGAGATCGAATATCAGCTGATGTATTCCAATATTCCTAATTTCCCCATCTCTACAGTAGAATTCCATTCCGGTAAATTAATTTTTGGAAAATTAAATGGCAAGAATGTAGTTGCCATGCAAGGAAGACTCCATTATTATGAGGGGTATGATATGCAGCAGATTACTTTTCCTATTCGGATCATGAAAGTGCTGGGCGTCAAAAAGCTCTTTGTGTCAAATGCAGCGGGATCCCTGAATCCAGATGTCAGGAATGGAGATCTGGGTATTATTGAAGATCATATCAATTTATTGCCCGACAATCCATTGCGTGGGCAAAACCTGACTGAATTTGGGCCTCGTTTTCCGGATATGAGTGAACCGTATAATCGTGTAATGATTGAACAGGCACTTGAAATTGCAGCAAAGAACGGAATTACAGCACGAAAGGTTGTGTACGTCTCCTCACAGGGACCAAACCTGGAAACAAAAGCTGAATACCGCTTCATGCGAATTATAGGTGGGGATGTAGTCGGCATGAGTACGGTGCCAGAGGTGATTGTTGCCAATCATATGGCTCTTCCGGTATTTGCAATCTCTGTTGTTACGGATGAGGGCTTTCACGATGTGTTAAAACCTGTGTCTTTGCAGGAAATCGTAGCTGTCGCTGAGAAAGCGGAACCTAAGATGACATTAATTTTGAAAGAATTAATAGCTTTGCAGTAA